Genomic segment of Candidatus Cloacimonadota bacterium:
AAATAAGCTGGTTCGAGCAGGAAAATGACACCTGGACACAACACGTTATTGCAACAAACTTTCCCTACACGCAGTCTGTATATGCTGTTAATATTGATAATGATGATGATATCGACGTACTTGGTGTATCCGGTGGAGGGAACGAATTATCACTCTGGTACAACCTTGGAGGTGATCCTATATCATGGCAAAAACAGTTGATCGATGATAATTTTAGAATGGCTCATTGGGTAACCTCTGCAGATATTGATGGTGACGATAACTTCGATATTCTTGGTGCAGCAGCCAGTGATGATGAAGTCGCATGGTGGAAGAACGGAGGTGGTTTTCCCATCAACTGGACAAAGTATGTTATCGCATCGAATGTTCCTTGTGCTCTTACCACTCAAGCCGCTGATCTTGATAGAGATGGTGATCTTGATGTGATTGCTAATGCATGGGCAACAGATGACATCATCTGGTGGGAACAGGAACCGGGAAGTCCCGTTTCCTGGGTACGTCATACCATTGATACCTTCAATAATGGTACATGGCCAATCGTTGCCTGCGATATCGATAATGATAATGCAATCGACATTGTAACAGGTGCTGATGTACTCACAAGCGGAGGAACATCGGCAGCTCTAACATGGTGGGAAAATTCACTGGAAATATGTATTGACGATACGATCCATAATTCGGAATCTGGATGTATAGAAATGTTTCCCAATCCGTTTTCGACCTCTACAACCATACGATATTTTGGAAAACTGTCTACTCATACTTCCCCTCAATTTGTAATCTACAATATCAAAGGACAACTCGTACGTGCATTGTCTTCAATTTCTAACCATCAAACTTCATTTGCTCAAGTTACCTGGGATGGCAATGATTATCTGAATAGACCTGTATGTTCGGGTTTGTATTACAATATATTGCTCATAGATGGTAAACAAATCACAGCAGACACATGTCTGCTCATACGATAAATGAGGAAAAACATGAAAAAAAATAATGTAAAATTCTTATTAATTTCCAGTATCGTGATCTCAATAGCTGCTTTGCTCCAGCTCTATGCTACTCTTCGTTATATAAAGAGGATGCCCGGTGATACATTTGGAATAATACTTTATTCTGTAGTTTGTTTGCTATTTGTTATATTGGCAATCGTTAATTTCACACGATGGAGAAAAGTTAGAAAATGATAACCAATTCAAATCATTGTAAGCTCTTTGTAATGGTATTTTTTATATTCATAATCTCGGCATGTACACAAGTATATGATACTGAAATGTCTAAACCAAACTTGAAACTTGCTGAAAAAATTACTGCTGCAACGTTAGATAAGCATTATTTCGGTGGTGTGATCGTTCCGCAATGGACCAGAGACGATAATACCTTTTGGTATGTGAAGAATACCAGTTCTGGACCTGAACTATATTTTGTAGATATATCACAAAATTCAAGAACGCGAATGAGAACAGTATTTCATAAAACCGATACATGGCACTATTCTTTTGAATATAATGGTGAATCATATTCATACAATAGCTACTCAAAACAAATCGAACAATCACTATCTGAATCAGCTGAGCCAGGAATCAAATCGCCAGATGGAAAATATGTTGTTTATATTCAAAATCATAACCTATTCCTTAAGAAAATAGGTTCAAACATCCAGCCCAGACAGCTATCCTTAGATGATGAGAAATATTACAGTTTTCAAGAAACTGACTTCTTTTTCAGCGATGAGGATCAATATGATGATTCTAAGCATTATCGACCCTATCTTGAGTGGTCACACGATTCAAGGTACTTTGTTGCTGGTCGAATAGATGCACGGCATCTTAAAGATATGTGGATCATCAACTCACTTTCGAAGCCCCGGGCTTCTCTTTCAACCTACAAACAACGGCAACCCGGAGAAGCTCGAAGATATGCCGAGACCTGGCTATATAATATGGATAATGGTTCTTTTGCATGTGTTGCTTCTGGAAAAGAAAATGGCACCGAAAATCAATTCATGACATGGTCGAAAGATAATAGAACCATATACATGCTTGAGAAAAACATCGATCAGATGAGTGCTAAAATCCAGGCATATGATGTAAAAACTGGTAAATTCCTTAAAACCATTATAGAAGAAGAGTCGGGTGGAATTGTTATCACTAAAAACCTCATCACCGTTCCGGGTACCACTGATCTGCTTTGGTGGTCACGACGAGATGGACACGGTCATTATTACCTGTATGATGAACATGGGAACTTGAAGATGCAGGTCACACACGGTAATTTTAATGTAAAAGAGATCATGACTTTCGATGCAGAAAAAGGATTGCTTTACTTCATGGCAAATGGGTCGCAAGAGGACATCAATCCCTATTACGAATTTCTTTACCAATTAAACATCATGAATGGACAACTCACCCTTCTAACACCTGAAGATGCAAATCACTCAGTCTATTTTTCACCCGATAATATATATTTTGTAGATACATTTTCCCGTCCTGACATGCAGCATAAAACTGTCGTGAGAGATTATTCTGGAAATCTTATCATGGAACTCGAACAACCTTCGATAAAGGAACTTCAAAATCTCAACTGGGTCATGCCTGAGGTTTATACAGTTAAAGCTACTGACAGAAAAACAGATCTCTGGGGAGTGATGTGGAAACCCTTTAATTTAGATCCAGAAAAAAAATATCCGATCATAACTTTCGTGTATCCGGGTCCTCAGTTCAATTATGTGCCGACAACCTTCTTTACGGAACCGAATAATGTACATCTGGCACAATATGGTTTTATTGTCATGATGTGTGGTACAAGAGGGAGTTCGTATGATCGATCGTTAGAGTTCAGCGAATATTACCGCGGAAATGTCCGTGATTATCCTCTGGCAGACAACAAATATGCAATCGAACAATTGGCAGAGAAATATCCTTACATCGATATTGATCGTGTCGGTATCTGGGGAGGTTCAAGCGGTGGGTATATGGCAGTCTCTGCTATGCTGACCTATCCTGACTTCTACAAAGTCGGTGTTTCCCGAGCCGGACAGCACAATCCAGAAACCTTTCATGGCTGGTGGAGTGATTATTTTCAGGGAGTTGATGAACAAGGTAATACGATTCCAGCACAATCGAATTTAGAACTTGTAAACAATCTAAAAGGAAAGCTCTTTCTCATTCATAATGAGATGGATAAAACGGTTCATCCTTCTCAAACTGCACTGTTGGTAGATGAACTCATGAAAGCAGGAAAGGATTTCGATTATCTTGTTGTACCTGGTGGTGATCATGGATGGAGTAAGAACTGGCAATACGTTCAAAGAAGAATCTGGCTCTACTTTGTTGAACATTTATTGGACTGGCACGACCCAGACGTTAACATCTTTTAGGGATACTTTGATGATCAGAAAATACAGCATTCCATTATTTATCATTCTTACGTATGCGTTGACTCTTGTAGGTGGGCAGCTTTTTTATAACCCCAATATATCTGATTATTTCGCAAAACCACTTCTCCTGATCCTCAGAATTTTGTTTCTTCCTGCTGTTGTAGCACCTTTGAGTATTGCAATTCTTCTTTCCTATCTGGATAACAAAAAGACTGGAGTCAGAAATCTATTCAAAACATTTTTTCATAAAGGAATTCCTATACAGTGGTATATACTGGCAATCATTATTCCCTTTATCGTTCATTTTCTTTCAAGTCTCCTCGATTCATGGCGTGGCACTGAATTTCTTCCTCCGTTTGGTAATACAAGTCTGCGCACACTTGTCTCAATTGTGATCATCTTTTTGCTGGCAGGAGTAGGAGAAGAAATGGGTTGGAGAGGTTATCTTCTTCCGCGATTACAAAAAAAGTTCAGCTCTTTCACTTCAAGTATTATCGTTGGACTTGTTACTGGTTTCTGGCACCTTCCTCTGTTTCTCATACGAGGAGCGCTTCATTCAAACCATGCATTCATTCCCTTTCTTTTGCTGTCGATTTCATTCTCGTTTATTTATACATGGCTTATGGACAATACTCATGCAGTTTTAATTCTTGCAATATTTCATACATTCCATGATATTGCCAGTATCAGTTTCAGTCAGCGTGATCATCTCTCTTCATTTTTAATATATATGATAATTGCAGTGATAATTATTTCCATATACGGAACAAAGAGGTTTTGCTTCAATCAACAAAGAAATAAACAAGGATAAAATGAAGAAATCTATTGTTTTTTGTATAATTATTATAATAGTATTATCATTTTGTTCGAAAAACAAAGAGAGAATTACTTTACTAAAAGAATTAGATCGATGACTTTTTTGTAATGAATAAGATGATTGCTTTAATTCAGTATTTCAGTGGAACTGGAAACTCTTTACATGCTGCTCATCTTATTGGTGAAGAACTTAAGCAATCCGGTTATGAGATTATATTTCATGCCATAGAGAACGGATTATATAATAGAATCCAGCAATTTAATCTGCACCTTTTTTTCTTTCCGATCTATGCCACATCTGTTCCTCATATTATGTGCAAATACATCAACAGGTTACAATCTGGTAATGGGGCAAAAGCAGCTATCATTTCAACAAATGGCAGGATCAATACTCGTTTTCGCGATGGATATCAGGGTTGGGCACTCTTGCAGGCACGGTTGCTTCTAAGACTAAAAAAGTATGATGTTTTTTTCTCAGACACGCTTGATTATCCCCATAACATAACTGCTTTCTTCCCGCCAAGAAGTGTTGAAAATAATCAAAAGATTATTGATATGATTGCACCCAAAATCCACTCAATTTCAGTAAAGTTGATAAACCATCAAAGATACCATCGCAGATTCTTTATCCCAAATATCATATGGAGTCTTCCTTTAGGGTATCTTTATTCACTTATTGGAAGAAGGATCATCGGGAAATTGTATATTGCTGATTCTCATTGTATTAATTGTGGAATTTGTATCAATCAATGTCCTGCAAAAGCGATCAAAACTGAACATGGTCAGATTCAATGGAACTGGAAATGTGAAGGATGCATGCGGTGCATCAATATCTGCCCTCAGAAAGCCATTCAGGTATCTTTTCTACGACTACTTGCACTCATACCTGCTGCTTTCTTTAATCCCCTGTTCAAAGTATATCGTCTCATCCCCGGTTCTTTCTTTCAAAATATAGGCAGTGTCGGTAAGATTGCCTTCAAAGTGATGATTGACGTTGTCTTATTTTTCTTGTTCTTTGCTATAATTGATAGTATCCTGTGTTTCCTCTCCAGAATTCCTTTTTTCAAGTCAATTACAGATTTTAGTATAACGAAATTTTATAAACGATATTATCTAAAAAATAAATGAGGACTAATACACAGATCCGTTCTGCATTATTAGTCCTCGATAGTGTTTATATAATATTCCAATTATAGGTTAAAGCAAACCACCTTTGGTTCCGTCATCTCCAGCAGGGAGAATTTGATGCCTTCACGACCGAGTCCGGAATTCTTCACACCACCAAAAGGCATGCCGTCGATACGATAATCTGACGAATCATTGATCATAATACCGCCGACATCAATCCCTTTTATGGCTTTGAACGCCGTTTTGATGTCATTGGTAAAAACACCTGCATGAAGTCCGTACACAACATCGTTCGCTTCTTTGATACCCTCATCGACATCATCAATCTTGTATAAAATCACAACAGGACCAAATACTTCTTCGTGTCCAAGCCGACAGGTTTTGGGAACATCTCTCATTACAGTCGGCTGAACAACAGCACCATCGCGCTGACCGCCTGTGAGCAAGATACCGCCTGCTTCGACTGCTTCTTTCACCCACTCTTCCACACGCATTGCTTCTTTTTCCGTAATCATAGGACCCATATCAGTATCTTCATCAAGCTGGTAACCGACTTTCATTTTCTTTGTACGTTCGACGAACTTTTTCTCGAATTCATCAAAGATGCCTTTCTGTACATAAAGACGCTGAACACCAATGCAGTTCTGGCCAACTGCCCAGAATGCACCTGAAACACAGCTCTCAACAGCAGCATCAAGATCGCAATCATCCATTACGAGAACCGGCGTATTGGAACCGAGCTCCATACCGATCTTTTTAAGACCTGCTTTTTTGATGATCTCTTTACCAGCATCTGGTCCACCGGTGAACGTGACCATTCTAATCCTTTCATCAGTAACCAATGCATCCCCGATCTCTTCTCCATGACCGGTAACAATATTAAGAACTTTTGCAGGAAGTCCAGCTTCCATCAGGATTTCCCCGAGCTTGAGAGCAGAAAGAGGAGTGACCGTTGCAGGTTTCAGCACACAAGAATTGCCACCTGCAATGATAGGACCAAGTTTGTGTGCGACAAGATTAAGAGGATCATTGAAAGGTGTGATCGCTGCGATGACACCGATCGGGAATCTGTAATAATAGCCAACACGATTTTCTGCTCCCGGCATGCTGTCGAAAGGAATTGTTTCACCCAGGATGCGCTTTGCTTCTTCTGCAGAAAGCGTGATCGTATTGACTGAGCGTCTTGCTTCTCCGCG
This window contains:
- a CDS encoding VCBS repeat-containing protein, translating into MKKGLIILCWLLPIVLWAEEVTFTEHPITAAGSGNPGLYAADLDGDGDNDIVASVSSPQALKWWRNDGDNTIMWTEFHISNDPAFYIYAEDMNNDQHTDILATCLNGQVAYWKNSGDSLPSWEKVIVATGFTTPHGIYACDIDNDSDMDILATSAGLGKISWFEQENDTWTQHVIATNFPYTQSVYAVNIDNDDDIDVLGVSGGGNELSLWYNLGGDPISWQKQLIDDNFRMAHWVTSADIDGDDNFDILGAAASDDEVAWWKNGGGFPINWTKYVIASNVPCALTTQAADLDRDGDLDVIANAWATDDIIWWEQEPGSPVSWVRHTIDTFNNGTWPIVACDIDNDNAIDIVTGADVLTSGGTSAALTWWENSLEICIDDTIHNSESGCIEMFPNPFSTSTTIRYFGKLSTHTSPQFVIYNIKGQLVRALSSISNHQTSFAQVTWDGNDYLNRPVCSGLYYNILLIDGKQITADTCLLIR
- a CDS encoding DPP IV N-terminal domain-containing protein, translating into MVFFIFIISACTQVYDTEMSKPNLKLAEKITAATLDKHYFGGVIVPQWTRDDNTFWYVKNTSSGPELYFVDISQNSRTRMRTVFHKTDTWHYSFEYNGESYSYNSYSKQIEQSLSESAEPGIKSPDGKYVVYIQNHNLFLKKIGSNIQPRQLSLDDEKYYSFQETDFFFSDEDQYDDSKHYRPYLEWSHDSRYFVAGRIDARHLKDMWIINSLSKPRASLSTYKQRQPGEARRYAETWLYNMDNGSFACVASGKENGTENQFMTWSKDNRTIYMLEKNIDQMSAKIQAYDVKTGKFLKTIIEEESGGIVITKNLITVPGTTDLLWWSRRDGHGHYYLYDEHGNLKMQVTHGNFNVKEIMTFDAEKGLLYFMANGSQEDINPYYEFLYQLNIMNGQLTLLTPEDANHSVYFSPDNIYFVDTFSRPDMQHKTVVRDYSGNLIMELEQPSIKELQNLNWVMPEVYTVKATDRKTDLWGVMWKPFNLDPEKKYPIITFVYPGPQFNYVPTTFFTEPNNVHLAQYGFIVMMCGTRGSSYDRSLEFSEYYRGNVRDYPLADNKYAIEQLAEKYPYIDIDRVGIWGGSSGGYMAVSAMLTYPDFYKVGVSRAGQHNPETFHGWWSDYFQGVDEQGNTIPAQSNLELVNNLKGKLFLIHNEMDKTVHPSQTALLVDELMKAGKDFDYLVVPGGDHGWSKNWQYVQRRIWLYFVEHLLDWHDPDVNIF
- a CDS encoding CPBP family intramembrane metalloprotease yields the protein MIRKYSIPLFIILTYALTLVGGQLFYNPNISDYFAKPLLLILRILFLPAVVAPLSIAILLSYLDNKKTGVRNLFKTFFHKGIPIQWYILAIIIPFIVHFLSSLLDSWRGTEFLPPFGNTSLRTLVSIVIIFLLAGVGEEMGWRGYLLPRLQKKFSSFTSSIIVGLVTGFWHLPLFLIRGALHSNHAFIPFLLLSISFSFIYTWLMDNTHAVLILAIFHTFHDIASISFSQRDHLSSFLIYMIIAVIIISIYGTKRFCFNQQRNKQG
- a CDS encoding EFR1 family ferrodoxin (N-terminal region resembles flavodoxins. C-terminal ferrodoxin region binds two 4Fe-4S clusters.) — translated: MNKMIALIQYFSGTGNSLHAAHLIGEELKQSGYEIIFHAIENGLYNRIQQFNLHLFFFPIYATSVPHIMCKYINRLQSGNGAKAAIISTNGRINTRFRDGYQGWALLQARLLLRLKKYDVFFSDTLDYPHNITAFFPPRSVENNQKIIDMIAPKIHSISVKLINHQRYHRRFFIPNIIWSLPLGYLYSLIGRRIIGKLYIADSHCINCGICINQCPAKAIKTEHGQIQWNWKCEGCMRCINICPQKAIQVSFLRLLALIPAAFFNPLFKVYRLIPGSFFQNIGSVGKIAFKVMIDVVLFFLFFAIIDSILCFLSRIPFFKSITDFSITKFYKRYYLKNK
- a CDS encoding aldehyde dehydrogenase family protein is translated as MKMLIDGQWIDKKEKIEVKNPLSGEVIDTVPAGTKEDVKKAIDAAVEGFEISKNMPVHERVDILYRAAEIMKGRVEELARIIATEGSKTIKEARGEARRSVNTITLSAEEAKRILGETIPFDSMPGAENRVGYYYRFPIGVIAAITPFNDPLNLVAHKLGPIIAGGNSCVLKPATVTPLSALKLGEILMEAGLPAKVLNIVTGHGEEIGDALVTDERIRMVTFTGGPDAGKEIIKKAGLKKIGMELGSNTPVLVMDDCDLDAAVESCVSGAFWAVGQNCIGVQRLYVQKGIFDEFEKKFVERTKKMKVGYQLDEDTDMGPMITEKEAMRVEEWVKEAVEAGGILLTGGQRDGAVVQPTVMRDVPKTCRLGHEEVFGPVVILYKIDDVDEGIKEANDVVYGLHAGVFTNDIKTAFKAIKGIDVGGIMINDSSDYRIDGMPFGGVKNSGLGREGIKFSLLEMTEPKVVCFNL